The DNA sequence TGCGCCGGGAGAACGCCCGACGCAATGGCAGATATTTCGACCCGTTGCGGCTGGCGAAAGATGTGCTGAAGCTGCAAAATCAAAGAACCTACATTTCCAAGGTGCATGGGCTCCATATTCTTGAAATCTGGCGGCTGCAGAAAAAAATGCAACAGACAAAGCCAGGCACCCGGAACATCATTGACAATCCCAGGTTCAGGGCAGCTGTTCGCCTGTTGCAGCATCGCATAAGATTTGAGGAAGTGGCCATGAAATCAGTGCTGGGCTGGATCAAGGTTCGAGACAGCCAACCTGTTACCGGGAAGAACCGTCCCAGACGCAGACGTCGTTTCAAGCCAAGGGTCAGGAATTGAACCAATCTGACACCACAATTGCCTATATCGGAATTGGCAGTAATCTGGACGATCCATCAAGCCAGGTCCAGGCCGCTATGAGCACACTTGACATGCACAAGCACTGCAATGTCATCCGCCAATCTTCCCTGTATTCGTCTGAGCCTGTAGGGTTTGCCGATCAACCCGAATTTGTCAATGCAGTTTGCGCTTTAGCGACGACACTTGAGCCGCTCCAATTGCTTCGTGCGCTGCTCGAAATGGAGCAGGAGATCGGCAGGGTTCGCTCACACCTTCCCAACCGACCTCGTCGGATTGATCTTGATCTTTTGCTGTATAGTACACAGCAGGTCAGTTTCCCCAATCTTATTGTTCCACACCCTAGAATGCACGAACGCCGCTTTGTTCTGGAGCCGCTGGTCGAGATAGCGCCGGATGCGATCATTCCCGGCAAGGGAACTGCCGAACTTCTACTGGAACAATGCATGGACCAAGGAGTTACCCGGATCGGATGAATCCCGACATATCTACCATAATGGGAAATTCCAAGTCATCATCACAATCAGCATAAGCCGCAGGTAACGAGGACCGAGTTTATGAACGTATCTGGCCAGCCAACGCGTGTGCTCTCCGGTATGCGCCCGACCGGCAGGTTGCATCTTGGACACTACCACGGTGTGATCAAACCCTGGGTGCAATTGCAGCATGAGCACCAATGCTTTTATTTTGTGGCCGACTGGCATGCATTGACCACCGAGTTTGAGGCCGTCAATGAGAAGAACATGAGGGAAAATGTCTGGGACATGATTATCGACTGGCTGGCATCCGGTGTGGATCCTGAACTGGCTACAATCTTTATTCAATCCCGGGTTCCCGAGCACGCTGAACTTTATCTGTTATTGTCGATGATCAGTCCGCTGGGCTGGCTTGAGCGCGTTCCGAGCTTCAAGGATCAACAGGAAAAATTGCAGAACCGGGATTTGTCAACCCATGGTTTCCTTGGCTATCCGGTACTGCAAAGTGCGGATATCCTCATGTATCGGGCATCTTTGGTGCCCGTGGGAGAGGATCAGGTGCCTCACATTGAACTGACGCGTGAACTGGCGCGTAGGTTCAATTCCATTTTCGGTCGTGAGCCGGACTTCCGTGAAAAGGCAGAACACGCCATTCGGAAATTGGGCAAGAAAATCGGGCGCCAATATCGGGATTGTCAGCAGGCTTATACGGAACGCGGTGATGATTTGGCACTGGCGAAAGCACAAGAGCTGCTGGCGGCTGTTTCTAACCTCTCGCGAGCCGACCGCGACAGACTGTTGGGCTTTCTCGAAGGCGGCGGCCGGCAGATTCTGACCGAGCCTGAGGCCTACCTTACCGAGGCGTCGAAGGTGCCTGGTCTGGACGGACAGAAAATGTCGAAATCATATGGAAACGCGATTTATTTGCGAGATGATCGGGACCGTATCAATACAAGCGTTCGGTCAATGCCAACTGATCCGGCGCGCGTTCGCCGTAACGATCCCGGTGATCCTGACAAATGTCCGGTCTGGGACCTGCACAAGATCTACACGGAAGATTCGACAAAGAAATGGATTCGCGAAGGCTGCACCTCCGGCTCCATTGGCTGTCTTGATTGCAAGGAACCTTTGATTGACTCACTGCTGCAAGAACAGGACCTACATGCTGAAAGGGCAAAACCCTACATTGAGGATCAGGGATTTCTCAAAGGCGTGATTGCCGAAGGCTGTGAAAGGGCAGGTGCCGTGGCAGAAGCGACCATGAGTGAGGTCCGTCGTCATGTCGGCACTGCAGGATATCGTTAGTAGAATTGGAAAAAGACCCTCAAGCGACTGATACGGATGCGTCGACCTTCAAGGGAAGAGAGGTTCCGACTGATCTTTTCATCCCACCGGACGCACTGGAGGTCATCACGCAGGATTTCGAGGGCCCGCTGGATCTGTTGCTTTATCTGATACGAAAGAACAGTTTTGATGTTTTGAACATCCCTGTGGCTGAGATTGCCGACCAGTATGCGAGATATATCGACTTGATGCAAAAGATTCAGTTGGAACTGGCGGGTGAGTATCTGGCTATGGCAGCGACTTTGGCGCAGATCAAGTCCAGGCTGTTGCTCCCACCCAAGTCATCTGAGGCTGTTGATGAAGAGGAGATCGACCCTCGTCTCGAATTGGCCAGGCGACTGCAGCAGTACGAGATTTTCAGGAATGCTGCAGAAATGCTGAACGGCAAGCCGAGAGTGGGGAGAGAGATATTCGTTGGCCATGCCAAAGGAGTCGTGCGCAATGTCGTGCCGATCTACGAGCTGGTCGAACTGAGTGATCTGATCGAGGCGTTTCAGGGCGTACTTCAGTTGGCCGACCAGAATGCCGCTATCGTGATGCAAAGAGAAAACATTTCGGTGAAGGATACAGTCGATGAGATCGTCAACAGATTGAAAAGCAACAGTCAACTGCGTTTTGATGAGATTTTTGACAAGCGAAAAGGGCGGGCCGGAATGGTTGTTGCATTTCTTGCGTTACTCGAGCTGATCAACTCCGGGAGAATCTATGCAATTCAGGCGGACTCCAATTCCCCGATTCACATTCGCTTGACGGACTGACGCGCCATGGATCATCAGGAATTGAAAAGAATCGTTGAGGCGGCAATTTTGACGTCCGACGTTCCGGTGACCGTCGAACAGCTGAGCAGTCTATTCGATGAGCAGGACGGTGCGACGATTCTTGACGTTGAGCGTGCTTTGCTGGATATTGAAAGAGACTGTGAGAACCGCGGTGTGGAACTGAAGAGAATCGGAGGCGGTTACCGCTATCAATCCCGTGAAAAATACGCGGAATGGTTGCGTCGACTGTCGGAGATCCGGCCCAGGCGATATTCCCGTGCGCTGATGGAAACGCTTTCAATCATTGCATTTCGTCAACCGGTTACCAGAGGAGATATCGAGAGTATCCGAGGTGTTTCTGTCTCAACAGAAATCATGCGTACTCTGCTGACAAATGAATGGATTGAACAGGCGGGCGACAAACAGGTTCCAGGACGCCCCGCATTGTTCAAGACAACGCTGAAGTTTTTAGAATACTTCAATCTTGAGTCACTTGATGACCTGCCGGCTCTGGACTTGCTTGAAAAACAGGCATCATCGGAGCCTCCTTCCGATGAGAGTGAACTGAACGAGTGAGTCTGCGACACCTTTCGCCTCCAGCATGAGCAATTGCGGAAATGAGCGAGCGAATTCAAAAATATCTGGCTCGTAAAGGCTTCGGTTCCAGAAGAGAGATTGAGCAATGGATTAAGGAGGGACGGGTTCGACACGATGGCGGTGAATATAAGCTGGGCGATCGGGTTGAATATGGTGATCTTGTAGTTGTTGATGACCGACACATTACGGTGAGCGAAGGCGCATCAGTGACACGTGTGATCGCGTATCACAAAAAGTCGGGCGAAGTCTGCAGCCGAAATGACCCTGCAAATCGTCCGCTCACATTTGACTCCCTTCCACCAATTGAACATGGTCGATGGGTCTCAGTAGGCAGGCTTGACCTCAACACAACTGGCTTGTTGCTCTTCACCAATGACGGCAGTCTTGCGAATTCACTCATGCACCCGGCGAATGAGATTGAACGGGAATATCTTTGCCGGGTATTCGGCGAGGTTTCCGAGCAGAAACTGATGGCTTTGCGAACTGGCGTCAGATTCGACGGTGAAATTCTTTTCTTCAATCAGATCGAGACATTGAAAGGGAAAGGAAGCAACCAGTGGTACAGGATTATCCTGAAGCAGGGCAGGAATCGTGAGATCCGTCGGGCCTGGGAAGCTGTCGGCAATCAGGTAAGCAGACTGAAAAGGGTTAGATACGGCAGCATTGTTCTGGACAATAGACTCCCCCAGGGAAAGTGGAAGGAACTGGACCGGACGCAAACATCACAACTGATGCAATCCGTGAAGTCGACCGTTTGATTCATTGTGGAATGAACGGCAATTTTCTACTGACTTTAAGGAATTTTCGGCATACAACT is a window from the Acidiferrobacterales bacterium genome containing:
- the folK gene encoding 2-amino-4-hydroxy-6-hydroxymethyldihydropteridine diphosphokinase, with translation MNQSDTTIAYIGIGSNLDDPSSQVQAAMSTLDMHKHCNVIRQSSLYSSEPVGFADQPEFVNAVCALATTLEPLQLLRALLEMEQEIGRVRSHLPNRPRRIDLDLLLYSTQQVSFPNLIVPHPRMHERRFVLEPLVEIAPDAIIPGKGTAELLLEQCMDQGVTRIG
- a CDS encoding tryptophan--tRNA ligase, whose amino-acid sequence is MNVSGQPTRVLSGMRPTGRLHLGHYHGVIKPWVQLQHEHQCFYFVADWHALTTEFEAVNEKNMRENVWDMIIDWLASGVDPELATIFIQSRVPEHAELYLLLSMISPLGWLERVPSFKDQQEKLQNRDLSTHGFLGYPVLQSADILMYRASLVPVGEDQVPHIELTRELARRFNSIFGREPDFREKAEHAIRKLGKKIGRQYRDCQQAYTERGDDLALAKAQELLAAVSNLSRADRDRLLGFLEGGGRQILTEPEAYLTEASKVPGLDGQKMSKSYGNAIYLRDDRDRINTSVRSMPTDPARVRRNDPGDPDKCPVWDLHKIYTEDSTKKWIREGCTSGSIGCLDCKEPLIDSLLQEQDLHAERAKPYIEDQGFLKGVIAEGCERAGAVAEATMSEVRRHVGTAGYR
- a CDS encoding ScpA family protein codes for the protein MEKDPQATDTDASTFKGREVPTDLFIPPDALEVITQDFEGPLDLLLYLIRKNSFDVLNIPVAEIADQYARYIDLMQKIQLELAGEYLAMAATLAQIKSRLLLPPKSSEAVDEEEIDPRLELARRLQQYEIFRNAAEMLNGKPRVGREIFVGHAKGVVRNVVPIYELVELSDLIEAFQGVLQLADQNAAIVMQRENISVKDTVDEIVNRLKSNSQLRFDEIFDKRKGRAGMVVAFLALLELINSGRIYAIQADSNSPIHIRLTD
- the scpB gene encoding SMC-Scp complex subunit ScpB; translation: MDHQELKRIVEAAILTSDVPVTVEQLSSLFDEQDGATILDVERALLDIERDCENRGVELKRIGGGYRYQSREKYAEWLRRLSEIRPRRYSRALMETLSIIAFRQPVTRGDIESIRGVSVSTEIMRTLLTNEWIEQAGDKQVPGRPALFKTTLKFLEYFNLESLDDLPALDLLEKQASSEPPSDESELNE
- a CDS encoding pseudouridine synthase, translated to MSERIQKYLARKGFGSRREIEQWIKEGRVRHDGGEYKLGDRVEYGDLVVVDDRHITVSEGASVTRVIAYHKKSGEVCSRNDPANRPLTFDSLPPIEHGRWVSVGRLDLNTTGLLLFTNDGSLANSLMHPANEIEREYLCRVFGEVSEQKLMALRTGVRFDGEILFFNQIETLKGKGSNQWYRIILKQGRNREIRRAWEAVGNQVSRLKRVRYGSIVLDNRLPQGKWKELDRTQTSQLMQSVKSTV